The genomic stretch aatgagttgagaagccgacagaaaagtctaacttaacttttaatgttatataATTTATGTAACGTCTGGAACGCTGgcatgctatgtaaaagcacacacagagatgGCTTTAGGCTGGCTTTGTGTGGATCAATGTAAAGAAATCAAATGCAGCTCAAATGCGGATCATCTTTACGGCTATAATGCgggttctctgtataaaagaggctTTTCTCTTCGGGgactgaaccaactcaaagggtggtccaaaattgtgtgttttttattacttgtttttgtcaattgctgaaaatagtaaaatgatcattgatataggctgcttaaatataatcacctgattgcGGGGACTGTGTGATGATacgtttatttttaaaaagacaaaaagtggggtagcaaaaccataactttgctccccCTAATTGAATAATGGGGATGCCTTTGCTGCActtgctccattgctcaggCACCTATGGACATGCTGATATTGTTGCATCAGGCCCAGTTGTTGTGGGTTAGTAAATAGCTCCAATGTGTAAACTAATTTCCCATTAAAAGCCCTGCACACCAAcggcacacccacacaggtgattTCACTTATTCTGGCTGATTCTCAGATCTGTGTGGGTGTCTACAGggtgtttgattgacatctaCATGACTCTATTGTTGGTGTTGTTGCATCTGTTACACctttatcattgttattatttcGAGTAATCCAGTGACCTCATCTAGACCCCAGTATAGTTTTAACCTTGCCCGGGTGAACCTGACAGAAGCCTAATCAGCCAAAATAACTGAAAGCACCTGTGTGCGTGTGAATAATTTCAAGCTAAGATATTGCGTTTGCTATTTCTAGCTCCATTACAGGCACCCCTACACATTTGTGCCGACAGTTTCACGCTATTTTACACTCTGTGGTGGTAATGTGGCTAGAAACATAGCATTGctacaggaagaggaaaagacTGCTAGCTAACAAACATGGCTGTAAATAATGCAGGTttgaaagtataaagtaaatgttttttcaaatgttttatgaggaaagaGTTACAGTATGTCTCAAGGAAGCACACAATGTGTTCTGGtaagaaacaatgaaaatataactCTTTGttcaaaagaaaattacagtCATCTTTGTGCCTGTgccgtgtgtatgtgttggtaGGTGGCACTATACAAACATAAAGGTAAAAACATCCATCTTTAAACACATGGACATAGTTGTTAGACAAAGGCATCTGTGATTGTGCTAATCTAAGCTAAACACAAGAACAGGAAATTGAATTTGATGATACTTCAAGCGGTCAGAATAAAGAAAATGCTTTGgaaacaatacaaacacaacaattatgTGCATGTACATCTCTTATCAATGGAAAATAGATCACTGGTTTGTCTAAGAGGAAGTTCATGCTCTGCGTTTCAGCCAATCACCATGATTTCCATTTTGTAAACCTTGATCACCTTGTAACCAAACCTTCCATCTGGGTGAGAAGACATCAGTTGTGAAGACGAGAGCTGTACCACAATGATCCGACGACTGGCTGCTTTGATTCTTCTTTCTGCAGTGTGTAAGTACAATTCTCATCAGATGTGAAAAACCATTTAGTCTGAGTAGTCTATGATATGATTCATAAGATAAGATGCATATGAGACAAGGCCTTGTAAAAacttacatttttcattgttttagtgCTGTTGTCTAGTAagtctcttctgtttttcttcagctctgaTTCAAACTGCAGAGGTTCCTCAGCTGATCTCTTTGACTTTGGTTGAACCTGGTGATAATGTTACTTTTCATTGTACAGTCTCTGAGAACGACAAACTCTTTCTCTGGTATAAGCAGACTCTTGGACATATGGGCCAAAGAGTCGCTTCTGGACTCGTTGGCAAAGTAATAGTCAGTGACCAATTCAAAGAGTCTCGTTTCACTGTCGCAAAAGATGGTGCTCAGTATTCTCTCATCATCAGAAATGTAAGCAAAGAAGATGAAGCAACATATTTTTGTCAAAGTGGACCAGCATATTCACAGACGTTCATCAATGGCACATTCTTGGCTGTGAATGGTAAAAATAATGTGTGCCTTATTTCAAtgatcatttacatttttaagtcaTTCAAATAATTTAGATTGTGAATtccttttattgtgttttttaatgttgttttactGAATCACACAGACAACAATCAGCAGAAATCAGTCCATGTGAAACAAAGTCCGGAGACAGCATCAGTCCAGCTGGGAGACGCACTGACTCTCCAATGTTCACTGCTCTCCAagaacacaacagaaaacacagatcAGTGTCCAGGTGTACACAGTGTGTACTGGTTCAGAGCTGGATCAGGAGGATTTCATCCAGGCATCATTTACACTCACAGGAGTGATGAACGTGTGGAAAGGAGCTGTGTCTACAGTCTGTCCAAAACTATACGGGACTCCTCTGATACTGGAACTTACTACTGTGCTGTGGTCACATGTGGAGAGATCCTGCTTGGTGAAGGAACTAAAGTGGACACAAGTATGTATTTCCAGTTGTATTTAAATCATTAATAGATTTTGCATAAATGCATCTAGCCTGGTTAAAATATATTAGattttggctttttaaaaatgtatcattaatTTGTTGCTTTCTCCAAAGTTTAAATTCCCCCTCcgctcaaaaatatgttcttcTTCCTgctacttcagttggatgtttgaacaTTAGCAGAAAtttgcagaatgatgtatgtgcataCTTCTTGTAACattacaactagtttggaagccaattctgGTCTAGTTTGTACTAGTTCTTACTCAAGTGTGATGTGGGAACTTGAAGCCTtgagtgcacatacactgagaattgacTCTTTGGTGAAGttggaaacatcttgtgtccagcagttgaacttttgaaatgaacaatatttacatattcatagattatgGATTTTTAATAAGGGAGAAGGTGTAGATACATTTTCAAGAATTTTAATgaggtattttttatatttcttaaaatatgtcttGAGGGGATTTTTAAGAAGGTTTCATAGAGCCCTATTTTAACCACACAAGTGCAACAACAAGTGCAGTGTGGTAGGTCTTTGGGTGCACTGACTGTGTGGGTGTCTTCATGCACACGTGCTATTTTGGtttatgtatgtgcagcagcacCAAGTGCAAAAAGGCTGGGTGAAGGTGAATGAAGATCAGTTGGTGtgatgattattaaatactctttTAGTCAGTCACATTCCTGATCTCAGCTCAGAAACAGCTGTGCCAATCAAAGTTAAGCATGATAATGAGAGATGAACAAAGggaaagcttttcttcaggaaatgtctgtGCCACACCATGAACACTCATCACCACGAATCCAAAGACAGATGGTGTAGggtttttcatcagttttatttttattcatttattagtttatttgtcagggacgatgcaaaaaatattgtaacaggttaaaataacatgaaacagatgtaTTGCATATAAGATTTATAGCCAAGGCTAATTTGCAACCCATGTCCCTGGTTAGGCTTTTCTACTTAAAATAGTCATAACGTATCCCTAccagaaatacattaattaaataaagttcATAATAAATAGTGAGTAATAGTTGGTTAGGCTActataataacattaaaataaaaaaataaaaaaatttaatttgatgATGTTTATATGATTGCATTGGACTCACACTATTTCATccataattattatttataaatcaAATTGTGTTTATCAGCATTTGTGAAGTccaaaaatcaaatgaaagaaGAGGATACTTTTGACTAAACTATACACATACTCTACGTAtagaaagtaaaagtaaaaagtaaaatacttaACACTTATTCCAACACCAACTCAACAGTTATTTAGAttgttgacaaaatgtaattaatgcCACTCAATTTCTATTAGCAAATGATTACTCCTGACAGtccattaataaataatgtttaatgtctCTTTGGAAATTTTTTGGTTCCAGGATCAGGGTTGGATCCAGTTGTCGTTCTACTTGGAGCGCTGTTGGCCTGCTGTGTGACTGTGATTGCTGTCCTTATTTTCTACATTAATGGGAGGAGAGGTTTTGAACATTGCAATGGTAGGTTCACCATATCTTACTTTTTGTTTCAATtaaatcaagtcaaatcaactttatttatatagcactttacacacaacacagttgaTCCTAAGTGCTTCCcagcacacagagaggaagacaaaacaaaacagaaaagagagaaagaagactCAGACTTACAGAGACTTTAGGAAAAACATCTGGGCTGGATTAAGTTAGTCACAGTTAAAGGCTTATGAATAGAAGTATGTCTTAAGATGACACTTGAAAATCTCAATAGTGGGGGAGAATTGGATGGTGGGAGGAAGAGAATTCCATAATTGTGGGGCAGTAATAGACTAAGCCCTGTCCCCATAGCACTTTGTCCTGGACCTCAGGATAGACAGTAGTCTTTGGTCAGATGATCTCAGTTCTCTGACAGTGTGATAAGGGTATAGGAGTTCTGTAATGTAAGAGGGGGCAAATCCATTAAACActttgtaaacaaacagcattttaaaatcagttctttAGCTAACAGGCAGCCAGTGTAAAGAGGCAAGAATGGGTGTGATATGTTCCCTCTTTTTTGACCTTGTCAAATCTCGTGCTGCTACATTTTGAACTAGTTGGAATCGTGATAAACAAGATTGTGTGATACCAAAATATAACAAGTTGCAGTAATAAAGGTGTGAAGATATGAAGGCATGGATGACTTTCTCCAGGTCAGTGGTACAGAGAACTGATCTGAGTTTGGAGATGACACGGAGCTGCATGAAACTTAACTTTACAAcctgatttatttgtttgtcaaaCTTCAATCTTGAATCAAAAATGCATGTGATTTAACAGAAGGCACCAAGATGAGGAGAAATAATTTTGGTTGAATTCTGTGGtccaaataaaataactttttattctCATTGAGGTGGAGAAAATTTGCAGCCATCCAGGATTTGATGTCTTGAAGACAGTTATTGAGgttgtttagtttgttgtagTTATTGGGCTTTAGGTGGAGGTAGATCTGTGTGTCATCCGCATAATCTGCAGTGAAAGAAATGTACATTTGATTAATGTGACCTAGTGGAAGCAAATAGAAGGAGAACAGGATTGGACCAAGAATAGAGCCTTGGGGGACACCACAGGACAAgagggcagaagaagaagataagTTGCTAATAGAGACACTGAAGGATCTGTTGGACAAATATGAAGAGAACCAGTTTAATGCAGGGCCAGAAACCCCTGCCCACTGATTTAACCTGTGAATTAGAATGGAATGATCTACAGTGTCAAAGGCTGCAGTTAGGTCTAAGAGCAAAAGGACAGAGCAGTTACTTGAGTCAGCAGATAAAAGGAGGTCATTTATTATTCTCAGTAATGTAGATTCTCTATCATGAAAAGGTCTGAAGCCGGATTGGAATTTTTCAAAGATGCCCTTTCGAGCCAGGTGGGACAACAGTTGATTAAAATCTACAGTGTGGATTTTAGAAAGATAGAGTTTGGAGATTGGCCTGTAATTACTGAGGACTGTAGGGTCTAGATTCTGTTTTGTTAAAAGTGGCTTGACACTGACTGGTTTCCAGGAAGCTACTGATAATTGAAAGAATGCTGGGGCCAATGGTGCCAATAATGTCTTTGAGGAGTTTAGTTGGAATAATGTCAAGAGAGCAGGTGGAGGTTTTCACAGAAGAGATGATATGATGAAGTTCTGGTAGAGTGATGGAGTTAAGGGAATTTAGAACTGCGGTGTTCTCAGAGGAGATGGACAGGTCATTTACAAATGGAATGATACTAGCTCTGATGCTAAGTACTTTGTCTTTAAAGAACTGTAGGAATCATCAAATTTAGAGACAGATGCTTCATAATATGAGGTGGGATTGGAGGAGGTGACAGACTTTAATACGCTAAAAAGTACCCTGGGATTATGACAGTTTTTGTCAATGAGATTAGAAAAATGTTGAGCCCTAGCATTTTTGACAGCCAGCTGGTATTTCTCCAACAGATCCTTCAGAGTTTGAAATGAGATCTGCATTTTATCCCGCTTCCACCTCCGCTCTTCCTTTCTGCATGCTCTCCTTATTTCTCtaatattactgttattaaGCCACGGTAAGGCCAGAGGCTTTCGTATTTTAGTTCTGACTGGTGCAACAGAGTCAGTGGTGGCCGAAACATTACTGTTAAAAAGTGAGACAAATTGTCCTGTGCTCACATGAGATGGTGCAGTCTCAATACTGGTGGTGACGGGAACCCCTCTATAGGATTCAAATAAATTGATAAGATCATGGGTCATGGCTTCAGAGGGACAGCAAATGTGAATGTTGAAATATCCGAGAATGAGAATATTTCGTAGCAATGTGGGAGAGGAGATCAGAGAATTCATTGATAAAGTCCATATTGGGCTTAGGAGGTCTGTACAGTGGTAGGCAGAAGACTGGTGAGACGCCATCTATCACAAAAGCCAAAGGTTCAAAAGGTGAAATGGGCCCTATGGAGATAATGGAGCACTTGAGGGCATTTTCGTGAATTACGGCAACCCCACCACCTTGTGTGACCTGGATTGATGAAAATGAGAGTAGCCTGGAGGAGTGGCTTCAATGAGAG from Thunnus thynnus chromosome 9, fThuThy2.1, whole genome shotgun sequence encodes the following:
- the LOC137189764 gene encoding uncharacterized protein, whose amino-acid sequence is MIRRLAALILLSAVSLIQTAEVPQLISLTLVEPGDNVTFHCTVSENDKLFLWYKQTLGHMGQRVASGLVGKVIVSDQFKESRFTVAKDGAQYSLIIRNVSKEDEATYFCQSGPAYSQTFINGTFLAVNDNNQQKSVHVKQSPETASVQLGDALTLQCSLLSKNTTENTDQCPGVHSVYWFRAGSGGFHPGIIYTHRSDERVERSCVYSLSKTIRDSSDTGTYYCAVVTCGEILLGEGTKVDTRSGLDPVVVLLGALLACCVTVIAVLIFYINGRRGFEHCNGAARASHDLGHEKTTVEQSNNLDGEAKAVNYAALDFSNMKVKRGNKMRRENTKCVYSDVRLDYHTQQHPSL